A window of Citrus sinensis cultivar Valencia sweet orange chromosome 7, DVS_A1.0, whole genome shotgun sequence contains these coding sequences:
- the LOC102607187 gene encoding auxin-induced protein AUX22-like has translation MELEITELRLGLPGRDGCDSGLNSSSNNNKNEKKRAFSDICDEANYETNGERKINPTKSQVVGWPPVCSYRRKNSFNEKDGGESSKMYVKVSMDGAPFLRKIDLGMHQGYPDLAMSLEKLFGCFGLSEALKDADSSEFVPIYEDKDGDWMLAGDVPWEMFAETCKRLRIMKRSEAKGFGLHPRGAQRISE, from the exons ATGGAACTTGAGATAACGGAGCTGAGACTGGGGCTCCCGGGTCGCGACGGCTGCGACAGCGGTCTAAATAGTTCATCGAACAACAATaagaatgagaagaaaagGGCTTTCTCTGATATATGTGATGAGGCCAATTACGAGACTAATGGCGAGCGGAAAATTAACCCAACGAAGAGCCAAGTTGTGGGGTGGCCGCCAGTGTGTTCTTATCGGAGGAAGAACAGTTTTAACGAGAAAGATGGCGGTGAATCATCGAAAATGTACGTGAAAGTTAGCATGGATGGAGCTCCTTTTCTTCGTAAAATTGATTTGGGCATGCACCAAGGGTACCCTGATCTTGCCATGTCTTTGGAGAAGCTCTTTGGTTGTTTTGGATTAA GTGAGGCATTGAAGGATGCAGACAGCTCTGAATTTGTTCCCATTTACGAAGACAAAGATGGAGACTGGATGTTAGCCGGAGATGTTCCATGGGA GATGTTTGCTGAAACATGCAAGAGGCTAAGGATCATGAAGAGATCAGAAGCGAAGGGATTTGGACTCCATCCAAGAGGTGCTCAAAGAATTAGCGAGTGA
- the LOC127898773 gene encoding uncharacterized protein LOC127898773 translates to MSKGKEKVIEVDDDELDFPPSLLADPAFDPGIPLEPIRSSVGTSARRMSPQTTSSSDSSDEEGSSGSENTLSEGQGDDSGEASPSGAPRPEGRSRIGGRALSRDYAIDYMTCTTTFDELEDLRLRYSIPGEILLKVPGKKDAPSRPPRGYVTLYLDSFKYGLRCPLQPYFARVLSGLNLSPGQLNPNGWRVLSGLFILWDRCCQSEPTINEVKHLYQLKSSPKDAVSWGVHFPLKPDQLKRVEAVRANSCSSRELLSTYNLLESRLILPGHRMEDAVIGALTRKRSRPPTTKGDQSKDAPTAKRANVVQQAPPLKILPPAPEKVGEASGAATGPATSSLPVGPRSRLPDSRAEHLVPYLNELTKLVSKKELEDFDGRTLGELVGAMQHSAFHLSCMTTYYKAKVGRYDRKMKEDIQSATTRADVAEKKAGELNLENLKLIEQESLAQVKAITLEEELTKVKEDLQRQMAMYAAQLESLRDSHRAQVENLEREVENLERGVDNQYDQGLRHSYRCIMAVLGKRHPDLKMDDLAAGVAQHMDEEAAKEDAEGLEPIVIEEGNSPPRAVPADVGEASTPPDATGDTPPAPEEVQPTDAARLTDPPSF, encoded by the exons ATGTCGAAGGGCAAAGAGAAGGTCATTGAGGTTGACGACGACGAGTTGGACTTCCCACCTAGTCTGCTCGCTGATCCCGCTTTTGATCCCGGGATCCCCTTAGAGCCCATTAGGTCTAGTGTTGGTACTAGCGCTAGGAGGATGTCTCCCCAAACAACCTCCTCGAGCGACAGTAGCGATGAAGAAGGATCTTCTGGATCGGAGAACACCTTGAGTGAGGGTCAAGGGGATGATTCTGGTGAGGCGTCCCCATCAGGAGCGCCGCGACCAGAAGGGAGGAGTAGAATAGGAGGTAGAGCCCTATCGCGGGACTACGCTATTGATTACATGACGTGCACGACCACGTTTGATGAGCTCGAGGACCTCCGGCTGAGGTATAGCATTCCTGGTGAAATACTTCTCAAGGTCCCAGGAAAGAAGGATGCTCCTAGCCGGCCTCCTAGGGGATATGTTACCCTGTACCTGGATAGCTTTAAGTACGGGCTGAGATGTCCCTTGCAACCTTACTTTGCCCGGGTACTTAGCGGGCTAAATCTATCTCCTGGTCAGCTGAACCCAAATGGTTGGAGAGTgctctctggtctgttcatattgtgggacagatgttgTCAAAGCGAGCCCACAATTAATGAGGTGAAGCACCTGTACCAGCTAAAGAGCAGCCCCAAAGATGCCG TTTCTTGGGGTGTCCACTTCCCGCTCAAACCTGACCAGCTTAAACGGGTCGAGGCGGTACGGGCCAATTCTTGCTCGAGCCGAGAACTGTTAAGCACATACAACTTGCTCGAGTCTCGCTTGATACTTCCTGGCCATAGGATGGAGGACGCTGTGATTGGGGCCCTGACCCGAAAACGTTCTCGACCTCCAACCACGAAGGGGGACCAGAGTAAGGATGCCCCTACTGCAAAGCGGGCCAACGTCGTGCAGCAGGCCCCACCCTTGAAGATTTTACCTCCAGCCCCTGAAAAAGTTGGGGAAGCCAGTGGAGCAGCCACAGGTCCTGCTACCTCTTCTCTTCCTGTCGGGCCTCGATCTCGCTTACCCGACAGCCGAGCAGAACATCTGGTCCCTTACCTCAATGAGTTAACCAAACTCGTGAGCAAGAAGGAGCTGGAGGATTTTGACGGCCGCACCTTGGGTGAGCTGGTGGGGGCCATGCAGCATAGCGCCTTCCACCTCAGCTGCATGACCACCTATTACAAGGCTAAGGTGGGCCGCTACGaccggaagatgaaggaagATATTCAATCGGCGACGACCAGAGCTGACGTTGCCGAGAAGAAAGCAGGGGAGCTGAACCTCGAGAACCTGAAGCTGATAGAGCAAGAATCACTTGCTCAAGTAAAAGCCATTACCCTCGAGGAGGAGCTTACCAAGGTCAAGGAGGATCTGCAAAGGCAGATGGCTATGTACGCggctcagctcgaatctctCCGCGACTCCCACCGAGCCCAGGTCgagaacttggagagggaAGTCGAGAACTTAGAGAGAGGAGTCGACAACcagtacgaccagggacttcggcattcctaCCGTTGCATCATGGCTGTCCTCGGGAAGCGACACCCTgatctgaagatggatgaccttgcagctggtgtTGCTCAGCATATGGACGAGGAGGCGGCCAAGGAAGATGCCGAGGGGTTAGAGCCGATCGTGATTGAGGAGGGTaactctcctcctcgtgcaGTCCCTGCTGATGTTGGCGAGGCGAGCACCCCCCCGGACGCAACTGGTGATACCCCCCCTGCACCCGAGGAGGTCCAGCCAACCGATGCTGCTCGGCTCACTGATCCACCatctttttga
- the LOC102607479 gene encoding ABC transporter F family member 4: MGKKKSEEAGVAAKSKEVSKDGKKEKLSVSAMLASMDPKADKPKKGSTSSSTSGKSKSKAVAKPSYTDGIDLPPSDDEDDYALDEEIDAKKQLHRQQKDESKQLEISVTDKELKKREKKDMLAAHHAEQAKKEALRDDHDAFTVVIGSRTSVLEGQDDADANVKDITIDNFSVAARGKELLKSTSVRISHGKRYGLVGPNGMGKSTLLKLLAWRKIPVPKNIDVLLVEQEVVGDDRSAIQAVVSANEELVKLREEVASLQNSTSVDGEEDGDDANDAGEKLAELYEKLQILGSDAAEAQASKILAGLGFTKEMQGRPTRSFSGGWRMRISLARALFVQPTLLLLDEPTNHLDLRAVLWLEEYLCRWKKTLVVVSHDRDFLNTVCTEIIHLHDQKLHFYRGNFDDFESGYEQRRKEMNKKFEIYEKQVKAAKRSGNRVQQEKVKDRAKSAAAKEASKNKAKGKVDEDEPLPEAPKKWRDYSVEFHFPEPTELTPPLLQLIEVSFSYPNREDFKLSDVDVGIDMGTRVAIVGPNGAGKSTLLNLLAGDLSPTEGEVRRSQKLRIGRYSQHFVDLLTMEETPVSYLLRLHPDQEGLSKQEAVRAKLGKFGLPSHNHLTPIAKLSGGQKARVVFTSISMSKPHILLLDEPTNHLDMQSIDALADALDEFTGGVVLVSHDSRLISRVCDDEERSEIWVVENGTVSRFPGTFEEYKEDLQREIKAEVDD; this comes from the coding sequence ATGGGAAAGAAAAAATCGGAGGAGGCTGGTGTAGCCGCAAAGTCTAAAGAAGTTTCAAAAGATGGGAAAAAAGAGAAGCTTTCAGTCTCAGCCATGCTTGCCAGCATGGACCCGAAAGCTGATAAACCTAAGAAGGGGTCAACCTCGAGCAGTACTTCTGGTAAATCCAAGTCAAAGGCAGTAGCAAAACCATCTTATACCGATGGCATTGACCTCCCGCCTTCAGATGACGAGGATGATTATGCACTAGATGAAGAGATTGATGCCAAAAAACAACTCCATAGACAACAGAAAGACGAATCAAAGCAACTAGAAATCTCCGTAACTGACAAGGAATTGAAGAAACGAGAAAAGAAAGACATGCTTGCTGCACATCATGCAGAGCAGGCTAAGAAGGAGGCCCTAAGGGATGATCATGATGCTTTTACTGTTGTTATTGGTAGCAGGACATCAGTACTTGAGGGTCAAGACGATGCAGATGCTAATGTCAAAGACATAACAATTGATAATTTCTCAGTGGCAGCCCGTGGAAAAGAACTCTTGAAGAGCACGTCAGTGAGGATATCGCATGGGAAGAGGTATGGTTTGGTTGGACCCAATGGAATGGGCAAGTCTACACTGTTAAAGCTTCTTGCTTGGAGGAAGATTCCAGTTCCTAAAAATATTGATGTGCTTTTGGTTGAGCAAGAAGTGGTTGGTGATGATAGAAGTGCGATTCAAGCAGTTGTTTCAGCTAATGAGGAGCTGGTTAAACTCCGAGAAGAAGTTGCATCCTTGCAAAATTCAACTTCTGTTGATGGGGAGGAGGATGGTGATGATGCTAATGATGCAGGAGAGAAGCTTGCTGAATTGTATGAAAAATTACAGATCTTGGGTTCAGATGCTGCCGAGGCTCAGGCATCAAAGATTCTTGCTGGATTGGGGTTCACCAAAGAAATGCAGGGCCGTCCTACCAGGTCATTTAGTGGTGGCTGGAGAATGAGAATATCCTTGGCCAGGGCACTTTTTGTACAGCCAACTCTTTTGTTGCTGGATGAACCCACCAATCATCTTGACCTTAGGGCTGTCCTCTGGTTGGAGGAGTACTTGTGCAGGTGGAAGAAAACTTTGGTGGTGGTTTCACATGATCGAGATTTTCTCAACACTGTCTGCACTGAGATCATTCATCTCCATGATCAAAAGCTCCATTTTTACCGTGggaattttgatgattttgagagTGGGTATGAACAGCGCCGCAAAGAAATGAACAAGAAGTTTGAGATTTATGAGAAGCAAGTGAAAGCTGCCAAGAGGTCAGGGAACCGAGTGCAGCAGGAGAAGGTGAAAGATCGAGCTAAGTCTGCTGCAGCCAAGGAAGCATCAAAGAACAAGGCAAAGGGAAAGGTTGATGAGGATGAACCCCTTCCAGAGGCCCCAAAGAAGTGGCGAGATTATAGTGTGGAATTCCACTTCCCTGAACCTACAGAGTTGACACCACCACTGTTGCAGCTAATAGAAGTCAGCTTCAGTTATCCTAACCGCGAGGATTTCAAGCTGTCTGATGTTGATGTGGGTATTGATATGGGGACTCGTGTTGCTATTGTTGGACCCAACGGTGCTGGAAAATCAACTCTGCTGAATCTTCTTGCTGGTGATTTGTCTCCAACAGAGGGTGAAGTGCGAAGGAGCCAGAAATTGAGAATTGGGAGATATTCACAACACTTTGTGGACTTATTGACAATGGAAGAAACACCAGTCTCGTATCTTCTTCGACTCCATCCTGATCAGGAGGGACTGAGCAAACAAGAGGCTGTTCGCGCAAAACTTGGGAAATTTGGACTCCCTAGCCATAATCATCTTACTCCAATTGCAAAATTATCTGGAGGGCAGAAAGCTAGGGTCGTCTTTACTTCAATCTCCATGTCAAAGCCTCATATATTACTATTAGATGAGCCCACAAATCATTTGGACATGCAGAGTATCGATGCCCTGGCTGATGCACTAGATGAGTTTACCGGTGGAGTTGTTCTGGTCAGTCATGATTCCAGGCTTATATCACGTGTTTGTGATGACGAAGAAAGGAGCGAAATCTGGGTTGTAGAAAATGGAACTGTGTCGAGATTCCCAGGAACATTTGAAGAGTACAAGGAGGATTTACAAAGAGAGATCAAAGCGGAGGTTGATGATTGA
- the LOC102607767 gene encoding E3 ubiquitin-protein ligase At1g12760 isoform X4, with translation MRERKRNLYKSDTAEVESFRFLSARCCKVHRHTDRDHIIDITTTDDASSSSSYDEQPHRMASPQHEDIPSTSTGVPSYHSSSSSSNRLNNRSSFMMRGDGYGRRRRSPLNSGLWISVELIVTVSQIIASIVVLSLSRNENPQAPLFAWIVGYASGCVATLPILYWRFRNRHQGIDSDSTQLRQGSSLPTPPEPTSSYTAISANQASDEENNRSTETETGNGQNALNFGGRLNGLVDHFKMALDCFFAVWFVVGNVWIFGGHSSPSDAPKLYRFVAFAWQST, from the exons atgagagaaaggaaaagaaa CTTGTATAAAAGCGATACGGCAGAGGTTGAATCTTTTAGATTTTTGAGTGCCAGGTGTTGTAAG GTGCATCGCCATACTGATCGTGATCACATAATTGACATAACGACAACTGATGATgcttcatcaagttcatctTATGATGAGCAGCCTCACAGAATGGCTTCACCTCAGCACGAGGATATACCATCGACTAGTACAGGAGTTCCCTCTTACCATAGTTCTTCATCTTCCTCGAATAGATTAAACAATAGGAGTTCATTCATGATGAGAGGTGATGGGTATGGACGTCGTCGTAGAAGCCCATTGAATTCGGGGCTATGGATTTCTGTTGAGTTAATTGTTACCGTGAGTCAGATTATAGCATCCATTGTTGTATTGTCGTTgtcaagaaatgaaaatcctcaagccccaCTGTTTGCATGGATTGTCGGTTACGCATCTGGTTGTGTTGCAACACTTCCCATTCTTTATTGGAGATTCCGTAACCGTCACCAGGGAATTGACTCAGATTCGACGCAACTGCGTCAAGGCTCTTCCCTACCCACCCCTCCTGAGCCCACTTCATCATACACTGCCATTTCGGCTAATCAAGCTTCAGACGAGGAAAATAATCGATCTACAGAAACAGAAACGGGGAATGGTCAGAATGCACTAAACTTCGGTGGTCG ACTGAATGGATTAGTGGACCATTTCAAGATGGCTTTAGACTGCTTCTTTGCAGTTTGGTTTGTCGTCGGCAATGTGTGGATTTTTGGAGGTCATTCTAGTCCCTCTGATGCTCCCAAATTGTACAG